The region TTTGCCAAAGTGTCGCACCAGCACGAGTCGCTTTCCTAAATAAAGCAACTCCCCAGCTTGCTGGTTGCATCTGGAGAAAGTTTCGTTGATTTCAGCTTCCTAGTCTACAGTATGTGTAGTCTAGATTCACTGCGTATACGGCAGGGCCCACGGCAGCCACAATACTTCGTCTGAGCTGATATAAAAACACGTGTTACTATCCTGGGATTACGTGAATGATGGAATCAGCAGGTGAATACCTTAGCAAACCTGCGATGGCCGGATCGAAGTTTCAACAGAACCAGTTCGGCATTGCAAATGAGTGGAGTTCCAGATTTGCCTTTTTacttgttcattttttacaagcctttcaaatttaatgcttgtttCAAATTAGATTTCTCAATATCATGTCGTGTTtagatgaacttttttttcagggTTGAACAAAAATGGAGCATTGATAAATATCGCaaacttgaaattgaattcaatcCTAAACATTTCCGATCTAATCTTTTCTGCAATAATGTGGATTCTGTAAAGCATCCCCTTAAAAGTTCAATATACTTTTAAGGTGgcatcaacaaaaaaatttgagcatTTACGACAAAGATATATAATCAAGTATAGATAAATTTCTCCTAGTTATGCGCAAGAATCGATttccaaacaaaaaaactaacaCCAGACCAGTTAAACGACTGTCAATGTGCTGTGGTTCATAACTCACTCTTGACTGATCTGTACAGGTATATCCGTACACAAATGATATCCGTGAATGAAAATGGACGTATTACATCACTCGACTTGTTCGTGAAATGGCAAATTTAGAGAAACGCAATGAGGCCTGTAGAACGAAGTGAATTATAGTATTGATGCCCCCTCTGGTTTTCCATACTTTCTAGGTATTCAATTTAGTCTGATAGGTCCTCGTCTCACGGGATGTGAAGTTATGTACCTTAAGCAAATTTTTATGCCTATAAATGCCCTCCAACACGCCCAACGTTACATACTTGGCATATCTGTAAATGGAAGCAGCCACTTAACAGTCAGGAGGTTGTTCGTGTGAGGTATGGTCACTTCAAGATCTAGAATTTACCATAATCTAGAAAAACAAGTTAGACCTAGGCGATCTGGTATAAAAGAAGTGCTTGTGCTGCGAATGCTATCAGTTCAGCAGATCGTGTGATAACCCAAAGCATGAAGCTGTCGGTAAGACTTCTAACTCATGAAGCCGACTCATTTGGCAAAGTTTTTCGAAAGGGTTAACAAGTGACCCCCTGACGCCCCCCAAGCTAGCCAATAACAGTGTTTCAATGCGTTTTAGTTGATGTTACTGGGGCTGCTAGTCCTGGCCACGAATGCTCTAAGCCAGGAGTCAGCCTCTCCAACGAAAGTTGGCGATACCAACGAAATACCGGCAGGTGTCATAATCACCCAAGCACAGCCCATCCAGGAACCAGCACAGACGGAAGATAAGAAACTAAATAAGCGTAGCTATGGGTGGGGACCCTGGGATTGGCCCGGATATAGTCACGGATGGCCCTGGTACGTATCCTCCTTTCTTCAGAACATCTTTAAAACGCTGAACAACACTTTTTCTATAGCGTAAGGCGTTGGCAATGCACAAATTAAGATCCTAAAACCGTTTAAATATCTCAAAGCGATTCttcgaaacaaaaacgaaTATTTCCTAGGCCCGGATGGAGTCACGGCTGGGGTCACGGAGGATGGAGTGGCCACGGAGGTCACGGAGGTCACGGAGGTCACGGAGGGTATGGTGGTCACGGAGGTGGTTGGCACGGGGGTTGGTACGGTGGTCACGGTTGGCCGTGGTGGTATGGCGGGCATGGCGGTGGCTGGCACGGGAAATGGTAGACTATTTGTTCTTTTCATCTTCCACACGGTGGCCAATAAGGCGGAGCGGACGATGCCCCCGACGAAGGTCGCTGACAATGAGCTCGTGAATTTGAGGTCACTCTCTCACCCCGAGAAAGTGCGATTCAATGCGTCCCGTTAAACGCGGAGAATAGTTATCACCGTAACATCGACGCGAGCCATTTCCTGGTACACTCAACTATTCATCACCACGATCCAGCTACCGTACATTTATCATTTTACATCAATACTTGCGGCAATTTTCAATCATCgtcacttacaattagtttttatttttgtattatgattattatcattattcgtTGTTTATCTTCGCATTTTCATGCTCGGTGTTAGATTCGTTGTTTTTAACTAACTGTATACTTGTATCTACTCGGACAATAAACTAAGCGAATAACAGCCGAATGGTATCAGCCTTTCCTTTTTCGTTCACGTACCTTAACTCTTTTCTCCATATAAGCTGACAGAAGTTCTTCGCATATCGTCAAATTCCTATCCGTATCCTGTGAAAGTATACGACATCGCAAATTACAAAAAGTGGAAACGGCGGGTATAAAAACTATATTCGAAATTACCTTCAAAACGTTTGTCAGgtctcttatttttttcaatttgtcgCACTGATCCGTCATTGCAAGTTGCGACTAGTCTCAAAGGACTTTGAAAGTGTAATAGCGCACTGGCTACGAATCTATATGGTGGATAATATATACGGTTATATTGTTGCTTAGGAACAGGATGAAAACACAAGGAAACCAAGAAACTCTGCTCAGTTATTCAAAAATCAATGGGCAATATAGCATACGGAATCATGTTTTCGTTGATTGAGAGTCAGGCGACATGATTTAAACTCACGATATCGACGACGCGTTTCTACATATTTTGACTTGTCAGGTTTGTGATGAACTTCGTCGATTTATTTGACTTACGTACCGGTGTAGAGCGAGACAATACCTAGCGAAAAGTCGAACAAAGTGTTTCGAGATTTGGTTCATCCTTTCGCTGCTCTGATAACTCGGAGCATCCGGCAGCTGTGAAGGAAGGAATATCGATCCGAAACAAATAACCGACCGTCGGCAGTCCGGAAACGAATGTTCGATCTGAACTCCGTCGATTCGGCGAATTCAAACGGTAACAAAAGCAGGAAATTCTACAATTAGAAATTgtactcattgtcagctcGAGATCAGTCCGATGATTTGGAACGGTATGTCTTGGTCAGAGTTTAGCCTAACGTTTTAGGTAAATctctaaaatttatttatgtagCTGGCGAATTTATATTCGATGTAGACCGAAGAAGGTTTACCTTTAGTATTCACTAATTCTAAAATAAACTAGGGTAACAATGCTCTTATTATGGTAATGTAGGGAACTCGAACGAATCTGTAGGTTAGAGATAAATTTCGTAAAGATATGCTGCGTGCTGCAATATCGTAGAATCTGTAACGAACACTGTTGACAATTGAGTCTGCAATGAAATTACCAGTGAAATGTCACTGTTTTGATCAAAAAAGGAGTGGGTCTTTGTTGCATTCAAAGAATTTAGGAAGGTGTTTAAGCATTCTGATACCTCGACGTGGAATGTAACTTGTAAATGCACGTATACTGTTACACAAAATTCTTGCTTCATGTAATTCTTAATGACATTTACAGATAATTTACAGATATAGGAAATTGCATGTATGCAAGTCATTAACGACTTCAGATGAATATTTTAGACAATTTATCTCTTTATTTCTCATCCACTCCGTGCCTGTATTTGATTACTTCGCAGTAATTGAACATTTCTATATTCACCTACGTCAAGAGCACATAAACTTTGTCAAACGTTCTGAAAATCTTTTGGAGGCGTGTGTAGCCCGAGTGCTTGTTCTGACGTATTTTAAGGttgaaatttcggaaattatatacattaatCGTGTTCTATTTCAATTTACCGCAACCACTgcgccacaaataatcaaggGGGAATTGCctcaatgaataattaattatttattataggAACAACTTACTTGTTTAATTTGGATAACGCGTAACCgataaaaatacaagaaaacatcactgtaaatttttgaattaggGAATTTCTGCCTAATCGTTGGTCTCGATATAGTAACGTTACCGGGATAACATTTTGGACGGTGGAATCTAACGGTTTTGGCTCCAAATTTCTTTACGATATAGCCACACGTTCGGTCAATaagacatttttattcgtagGGTAAACCcagaataaacaaatgaaagatCGTGTATAAAGATTTTAGATGGTAATTCAAGGTTACAGTAGTGTGACGATTTGTATTGGAAATAGgagaagagggagagagggagagagagagaaacgagtTTGGGTCGAAATAGTTAGTAGATCTAAGTAGCTCGAGAAAATAAGACGTGTGACAATGGTGATTTGCAGCGAAACCCTGGCCAGGTAGAAATTTTAACTAAATATAGAACCGAGAACAAAAAGACCTCAACCACaatcttttttattgacaTCGTCCATCGTCTTCTGTACACATCTGTATGTCAGCCGAAAACCACCTCGCTCGTCTCAGTTTTATTTTACGGATAATTTTCTCCTTACTcatcgttttcttctttttatttatacatgtgtgtgttatttgttatttattattagtatttgtttttttttttttttttaaactatcaGGCTAAGTTTGTTAGACCTGCGACGAGTAGTGTCCCTTTTAAATcgcagaaaaaataaaatccttACAGTAGTTgttgaggagaaaaaaagcgTTTTATGTACTGACTGTTCTTTTTGCAATCTTATGTTTCATCACATAAATAGATGTATTCAATCAGGTACTTAAAAGCTTGGATTCTCTGCAGTTTTATCGGTCGATGATCGATTTTCGTCAAAGACCTTGATCATCTGTTGCTGATATcagttggaagaaaattttcgtaaatactATGGGAAAAGAATACAACATTGTTATTTATAGGAATTGAAAACAGAACCGCAGCAGAAGTCCGCACAGATAATACATAAAGTTATAAATTGCATTCTAACTCCATTATTTCTAAACAACATGGCACTACTTTACGTGAATGAACATCTTTTACAATCGAACACAACATATCAAATTTCCATCTGTAAAAACTTTACGTGaattacatacattttttacgtATTCTACGTATATAACTTACGTCTCCAGTTTCTTACGTAATGTATTATACGTTAGCAGCATGGCATTTGCGCAACGCAGGCGTGTATTAATTGTCAGAATCTTACTTCCGTTAGGGTTCCCAACTTAGGGATTTTCCCCCCAAATTTAGGGGGTAAATAAGTGGGATGAGATTTTTTCAGGGGCTTTATATTTTTAGGGGGTATATTTAGGGATTTTTTGaattcgtatatatatatatatatatatatatatatatatatatatatatatttttattgagaaaaataaagatgtaAAAGTATAGGCCCTGGGACAATAGAAACTTAAAGCTaatcatatttatttgttgACCTAGCGACTTAGCGACATCTAtatagtataaatatattacaactACTTTGCGGTGATTGGTGAGTATTTTTCCTATGCTTACTGGAAATACATACGttgatttttgtttacttgtttaattcaattttgttattGTACTGCTGTGTCGACAAGCAATTTGTTAATGATGCCTAAAGAaactaaaattaaaaagaagTGCAGTCAGAAGTACACGAAGATTTGGGAAATAGTTCCAGatttaaaaagtaaagaaatttcattgcacttttgtaatttataagtGATCAAGATAGACAATGttaaattcaatatttatgaTCTTTTACCATAGAATCATCGCCGTTATCAAATTCTAGCAGTACCCGTTcttcaataaaattcaaaagaggtattttttattttatttaggTACATAACTGACAATCAATGTTATGACTACGCACGTTTTTTGGAATGGATTGGTCGGGCAGTACAGGATGTTTGAGATGTCTTATTTTTTTAggttttttaaagattttttggaGTCTGGTGTGgacatatatacaatatacatacacatatacatatacatatatatattcatatacaaatacatatactataaaatatttataaaaaattatgtgttgttgttattgtcaTGATTGAATGTTTTCCTATTTGTTGTGATTTACTATACTTATATCTGTATCGGTACTGAAGTCATGTATcgttatttacaatttatgtTTTTATTACAGGTTGGCTTGCACCTGATGTTACGAATGACACATTGGTGACTTTTAAATATTCCCGTGTAGTGTAAAATCCCATAAGAAAGATTTGCGCTGTGATGCTAAAActgaaaaacataaaaaagcCACAGTCTGGGAAAACTCAGCAAAGGCATGTAAATCTATATCTGAAATACATAAGCCAGCCTtgtcagaaaataaaaaaaatcgccgagTTGAAAATGACTGCCTTTATCGCCGAGTACTGTTCTTTGTTAACGGTAGATcatttaattaatatacatCCTCAGTTGGATCCTTCATCAGATGCTCTAACAAGCTttatgttattgttaataaaaaatgatgttaataaaaaatgtgcTTGGTCCATCAATGCTTGAAGGTTTAATTGAAGAGATAGGAGATTTTCCGTATTCGATTATTATCGATGAAAGCACTGATCTTTCGACACAAAAAGTATTATGGTGctctttttttcacacaagACATGGCAAGTTGTCACAACTttctataaaataataaagataGTAGAATAATGTGACGCAAAAAGTGTACATGAAGCAATTATAATTTAACTCAAAAAGGATGGcttaaaaattg is a window of Neodiprion fabricii isolate iyNeoFabr1 chromosome 6, iyNeoFabr1.1, whole genome shotgun sequence DNA encoding:
- the LOC124184762 gene encoding cold and drought-regulated protein CORA-like isoform X1, which produces MKLSLMLLGLLVLATNALSQESASPTKVGDTNEIPAGVIITQAQPIQEPAQTEDKKLNKRSYGWGPWDWPGYSHGWPWYVSSFLQNIFKTLNNTFSIAPGWSHGWGHGGWSGHGGHGGHGGHGGYGGHGGGWHGGWYGGHGWPWWYGGHGGGWHGKW
- the LOC124184762 gene encoding holotricin-3-like isoform X2, with translation MKLSLMLLGLLVLATNALSQESASPTKVGDTNEIPAGVIITQAQPIQEPAQTEDKKLNKRSYGWGPWDWPGYSHGWPWPGWSHGWGHGGWSGHGGHGGHGGHGGYGGHGGGWHGGWYGGHGWPWWYGGHGGGWHGKW